A single genomic interval of Xyrauchen texanus isolate HMW12.3.18 chromosome 48, RBS_HiC_50CHRs, whole genome shotgun sequence harbors:
- the LOC127639530 gene encoding extracellular matrix protein 2-like produces the protein MRLNLILVLSLCVCLTFSLKEDQRRPLTRGKRPGVSPKQARKQTSNVLQQSKTPEGNGQDGSILIDSYKNTKEPKPNYDMTPGKTEHCVFQGITMFDKTMWSPKPCVTCQCCSGEVVCDQIKCPVVRCQLKFQPVIECCPICIDPVIDVPETSGDSPVPNDPAELDTETSRSQTDRKERQKKDEEERIHKKDDERKWRKKQKKKEAERQRKLKEEEQRRLREEEEERTAAEERRRRMEEQQRVEQERARRLEMEQREMLRALEEESEHAQEKGEGLRGDEATEEEEAVWLRGDVFQMPPLLPMAAPGRPPLPPLQKPSEPGKEEHEMVTTLLPPGCSISDVIVTCENAKLTGIPPLSIPELKSLGLQGNEIKTIPAGAFNGIPNLERIDFGKNQISSSGIDPQAFKGLKFLSRLYMDGNLLEQIPSELPSTLQELKINENNLKEIEENSFEGLGSLVTLEMEGNLLSEGNVNPQAFKPLKELTYLRLSRNYFRTIPQGLPASLQELYLENNLIEEISGTAFNDTTNINVVVLRHNKIDESRIAPLAWINQRNLESIDLSHNNFYLVPSFLPKSLVHLVLSGNQIERVPGYVFAHMEPGLEYLYLSYNKLDGEGIEPESFFGTFNTMTELCLDHNQLTAVPMGVNEMTTLRFLRLNNNKLRHINEDAICDPLNDDDSHLALLRLENNFIDERKIPPAAFSCVRSFSSVVLKPQGIK, from the exons ATGAGACTAAACCTCATTCTGGTACTATCACTCTGCGTTTGCCTGACCTTCAGTCTCAAAGAAGATCAGAGACGTCCCTTAACACGAGGAAAAAGGCCAGGTGTCAGTCCGAAACAAGCAAGGAAACAGACTTCTAACGTCTTGCAGCAGAGTAAAACACCAGAGGGGAATGGACAGGATGGATCCATTTTAATTGACTCTTACAAGAACACCAAGGAGCCAAAGCCAAACTACGATATGACTCCAG GGAAGACTGAGCACTGTGTGTTTCAGGGCATCACCATGTTTGATAAAACTATGTGGTCACCAAAGCCTTGTGTGACCTGCCAGTGCTGCAGTGGTGAGGTGGTGTGTGACCAAATCAAGTGTCCTGTGGTACGGTGCCAACTCAAATTTCAACCAGTCATAGAGTGCTGCCCAATTTGCATAGACCCAG TCATCGATGTCCCTGAGACTTCTGGAGACTCTCCTGTTCCCAACGATCCTGCTGAGCTTGATACGGAAACATCTCGAAGCCAGACAGAcaggaaagaaagacagaaaaaagacGAGGAGGAACGGATTCACAAAAAAGACGATGAACGCAAATGGAgaaagaagcaaaagaaaaagGAAGCCGAGAGACAGAGGAAGTTAAAAGAGGAGGAACAAAGGAGGCTacgagaagaagaagaagagagaaCAGCGGCAGAGGAGAGAAGAAGAAGGATGGAAGAACAGCAGAGGGTCGAGCAGGAGAGGGCTCGCCGACTAGAGATGGAGCAGAGAGAGATGCTGAGAGCTCTGGAGGAAGAGTCTGAACATGCCCAGGAAAAAGGG GAAGGGCTCCGAGGAGATGAAGCCACTGAAGAGGAAGAAGCTGTCTGGTTGAGGGGAGACGTTTTCCAAATGCCACCCTTGCTGCCCATGGCAGCCCCAGGTCGTCCTCCTCTCCCACCTCTCCAGAAACCAAGTGAACCAGGCAAGGAGGAACATGAGATGGTTACCACCTTGCTACCTCCAGGTTGTTCGATATCTGATGTCATCGTCACCTGTGAGAATGCAAAACTGACGGGTATACCTCCGCTGTCCATCCCCGAGCTCAAATCACTTGGCCTACAGG GCAATGAAATCAAAACAATTCCTGCTGGAGCATTCAATGGTATTCCCAACCTGGAGAGGATAGACTTTGGGAAAAACCAAATCTCATCATCAGGAATCGATCCACAAGCATTTAAA GGTCTTAAATTCCTGTCTCGCTTGTACATGGATGGAAACCTTCTGGAACAAATTCCCTCTGAGCTTCCATCAACACTCCAGGAACTGAAGATAAATGAGAACAATCTAAAGGAAATCGAGGAAAACAGCTTTGAAG GTCTTGGCAGTCTGGTTACCTTGGAAATGGAGGGAAACTTGCTCAGTGAAGGTAATGTGAATCCACAGGCCTTTAAACCTCTGAAAGAACTGACTTATCTTCGACTGAGCAGGAACTATTTCCGTACCATTCCTCAGGGACTACCTGCATCTTTACAG GAGTTGTACCTGGAAAATAATCTAATTGAAGAAATCTCTGGAACGGCATTTAATGACACAACAAACATCAACGTTGTTGTACTACGACATAACAAAATAGATGAGTCAAGGATTGCGCCGTTAGCCTGGATCAATCAAAG GAACCTGGAATCTATAGATCTTTCACACAACAACTTCTATCTGGTTCCATCCTTCCTCCCGAAGTCACTAGTTCACCTGGTGTTGTCCGGGAATCAGATTGAACGCGTTCCAGGATACGTGTTTGCACACATGGAGCCTGGCCTTGAGTACCTCTACCTCTCTTACAACAAACTGGACGGTGAAGGCATTGAGCCGGAGTCCTTTTTTGGCACCTTCAACACTATGACAGAACTCTGTCTGGACCATAACCAGCTCACGGCTGTTCCCATGGGAGTTAATGAGATGACAACTTTACGCTTCCTCCGACTTAACAACAACAAATTAAG GCATATAAACGAAGACGCCATCTGTGACCCCTTGAATGACGATGACTCCCATCTAGCCCTCCTTCGCCTAGAGAACAATTTCATTGATGAACGGAAAATACCACCGGCGGCTTTCTCCTGTGTCCGTTCCTTCTCTAGTGTCGTTTTAAAGCCCCAGGGGATTAAGTAA